One Bacteroidota bacterium genomic region harbors:
- a CDS encoding ABC-F family ATP-binding cassette domain-containing protein, producing MENYLQVENLTKSIGDLLLFSDISFTVDKGQKVALIARNGAGKTTLLHLIIGDDSPDSGKIVFHRDISVAFLDQNPEFNETASVIDHVLNNLQTDTANIIKNYEAMIDNPSPEIIEQMDVAKAWDYEVKIKQILTQLKITDLNQPTGQLSGGQKKRVALAAALVNEPDLLLLDEPTNHLDLDMIEWLEEYLEKTNSTLLMVTHDRYFLDRVCNQIIELDNNTIYTYKGNYSYFLEKREERQEIQHANVEKSKNLMRKELDWIRRMPQARGTKAKYRVDAFEELSQKAKEKHEQRQVDFNIATSRLGKKILEIKDLSKSYEDKVLIKDFSYIFKRNEKIGIVGPNGIGKSTLLNILTANIKPDAGDVEIGETIVTGYYKQDGIQFDETQKVIDLVQDIAEVVTLGDGNKLTASQFLNYFLFPNNVQHDYVYKLSGGEKRRLYLATVLMRSPNFLILDEPTNDLDIITINVFEDYLASFKGCVIIVSHDRYFMDKIVDHLFVFQGEGVIKDFPGNYTQFRDYTLSRQALASAEKKAKAEKQTPPPDQNQKVKKLSYKEKKEIEQLEKEIETLEKEKKEIEEQLSSGTLPMDVLVEKSNRISEIMQSIDQKTNRWVELNDLK from the coding sequence ATGGAAAATTACCTTCAGGTCGAAAACCTCACAAAATCAATCGGCGACCTGCTTTTATTCAGCGACATTTCATTCACTGTAGATAAAGGGCAGAAAGTTGCCCTGATTGCCCGCAATGGAGCCGGTAAAACGACCCTGCTTCATTTAATCATAGGGGATGACTCGCCCGATAGTGGAAAAATTGTTTTCCACCGGGACATTTCCGTTGCCTTCCTGGATCAGAATCCCGAATTCAATGAAACAGCTTCTGTCATCGATCACGTACTCAACAATCTGCAAACAGATACGGCCAACATCATTAAAAACTATGAGGCCATGATTGATAATCCCAGCCCGGAAATCATCGAACAAATGGATGTAGCCAAGGCCTGGGATTATGAAGTGAAAATCAAACAAATTCTGACACAACTAAAAATCACAGACCTGAACCAGCCTACTGGCCAGTTATCCGGGGGACAAAAGAAAAGAGTGGCATTGGCCGCAGCCTTAGTCAATGAACCCGACCTGCTTCTTTTGGACGAGCCCACCAATCACCTTGATCTGGATATGATTGAATGGCTTGAAGAATACCTGGAAAAGACCAACAGTACCCTCTTAATGGTTACGCACGACCGCTATTTCCTGGACCGGGTTTGCAACCAGATTATTGAGTTGGATAACAATACCATCTACACCTACAAAGGCAACTATTCATATTTCCTTGAAAAGCGTGAGGAAAGGCAGGAAATTCAGCATGCCAATGTTGAAAAATCAAAAAATCTGATGCGCAAGGAACTGGACTGGATAAGGCGTATGCCCCAGGCCAGAGGCACCAAAGCCAAATACCGGGTCGATGCGTTTGAAGAACTTAGTCAAAAAGCTAAAGAAAAACACGAACAGCGCCAAGTTGATTTCAACATAGCTACTTCTCGCCTGGGGAAAAAAATTCTGGAAATCAAGGATCTTTCAAAAAGTTATGAGGATAAAGTTTTAATTAAAGATTTTTCATACATTTTCAAGCGGAATGAAAAAATTGGAATCGTAGGGCCCAATGGTATCGGGAAGTCTACATTATTAAATATTCTGACCGCTAACATTAAACCTGATGCCGGTGATGTGGAAATTGGAGAGACCATTGTTACAGGCTATTACAAACAGGACGGGATACAATTTGATGAAACACAAAAGGTAATAGATTTGGTTCAGGATATTGCTGAGGTGGTCACACTGGGGGACGGAAATAAACTTACAGCTTCACAGTTCTTAAATTATTTTCTTTTCCCGAATAATGTTCAGCACGATTATGTGTACAAGCTCAGCGGCGGGGAAAAACGGCGCTTGTATCTTGCAACAGTTTTGATGCGCAGCCCGAATTTTCTGATACTTGACGAACCCACCAACGACCTTGATATCATTACCATCAATGTTTTTGAAGACTACCTGGCTTCATTCAAAGGCTGCGTCATTATTGTATCACACGACCGATATTTCATGGATAAAATTGTAGATCACCTGTTTGTATTCCAGGGTGAAGGTGTCATCAAAGATTTCCCCGGAAATTATACACAATTCCGCGATTATACACTTAGCCGTCAAGCATTAGCATCTGCCGAAAAAAAAGCAAAAGCCGAAAAACAAACGCCCCCACCCGATCAAAATCAAAAAGTAAAAAAACTTTCTTATAAGGAGAAAAAAGAAATCGAACAATTGGAAAAAGAAATAGAAACATTAGAAAAGGAGAAAAAAGAAATCGAGGAACAATTAAGCTCAGGAACCCTGCCTATGGATGTACTGGTTGAAAAATCAAACCGGATCAGCGAAATTATGCAAA
- a CDS encoding ankyrin repeat domain-containing protein, which translates to MNFSTVFAQEEEEAVEENDTIKIENDSLYTNRLEFSKDELNNILLVAADRGYLKVAAKAIKQGADVNQQTGDGISPVMYAAQNGDSAMVSFLLEKGANPNLVPYNGITALIGAVNNNHLNIAEQLIKKGAKINATDDGGISSLMYASAYGYYDLCDMLIFYGAKMDLKDNEGNDALLIAVTAGRTDIADLLLHYGANVNTTDYRGYSPLMVAAQYGFNDLVDLLLSYHASINLKNMKGASALTYAIANKQKETIKLLLSNQANPNLVSHSWLNPILLAKQQKDTSILKLLKAYKAKPNMRPYFDKINFSTETFFNPGNFALGLNAGLHESVHNFTLSAGIDFRPGTKFIWIPQNDSVIFQYREKRYYYHFDIQKYFRLKKFNTNDKLSTFVGIKEIYSWGNYRGSKMKPGSVYHTVPQIGLYFEHKNLGLKLNYEYLDLGIYHTSSSYLNLSMGISLLKHKKGLLPKQIYWFNR; encoded by the coding sequence ATGAATTTTTCAACAGTTTTTGCCCAGGAAGAAGAGGAAGCGGTTGAAGAAAATGACACCATAAAAATCGAAAATGATTCCCTGTACACCAACCGTCTTGAATTCTCAAAGGATGAGCTCAACAATATTCTGTTGGTCGCGGCTGACCGGGGATACCTAAAAGTCGCGGCTAAGGCAATAAAACAGGGAGCAGATGTCAACCAACAAACAGGAGACGGAATTTCACCTGTTATGTATGCAGCTCAAAATGGAGATTCTGCAATGGTCAGCTTCTTATTAGAGAAAGGGGCTAATCCCAACCTTGTTCCTTATAATGGCATTACAGCTTTGATTGGAGCCGTAAATAACAATCATCTAAACATAGCCGAACAGCTTATAAAAAAAGGGGCAAAAATTAATGCCACGGACGACGGCGGAATCAGTTCCCTGATGTACGCCAGTGCCTATGGATATTATGATCTTTGCGATATGCTGATTTTTTACGGGGCAAAAATGGATCTTAAGGACAACGAAGGAAACGACGCCCTTCTGATTGCCGTAACTGCAGGCAGAACAGACATTGCCGATCTGCTTTTACATTACGGAGCAAATGTGAATACAACAGATTATAGAGGTTATTCACCCCTTATGGTAGCTGCTCAGTACGGTTTTAATGATTTGGTTGATTTGCTCTTAAGCTATCATGCATCCATCAATCTTAAAAACATGAAAGGGGCTTCTGCTCTGACTTATGCAATTGCCAACAAGCAAAAGGAAACCATTAAATTACTTCTTTCAAACCAAGCCAATCCTAATCTGGTTTCACATTCATGGCTCAATCCTATTTTGCTGGCAAAACAGCAAAAAGACACATCCATCCTTAAATTGCTGAAAGCATATAAAGCAAAACCCAACATGAGGCCCTATTTTGATAAAATAAATTTCTCAACAGAAACCTTTTTCAATCCCGGCAATTTTGCTTTAGGCCTAAACGCAGGGCTACATGAGTCAGTACATAATTTTACCCTTAGTGCAGGAATAGATTTTAGACCGGGGACAAAATTTATATGGATTCCCCAAAACGATTCCGTCATCTTCCAATACCGTGAAAAACGGTATTATTATCACTTTGATATTCAGAAATATTTCCGTCTGAAAAAGTTTAATACCAACGATAAACTCAGTACTTTTGTGGGTATTAAAGAGATTTATTCATGGGGCAATTACAGGGGATCAAAGATGAAACCGGGAAGTGTTTATCATACAGTCCCACAAATTGGTTTATATTTTGAACATAAAAATCTGGGGTTAAAACTCAATTATGAGTATCTGGACCTGGGTATTTATCATACTTCTTCCAGTTATTTGAATTTGAGTATGGGTATTTCGCTGCTAAAACATAAAAAAGGACTTTTACCCAAACAAATTTACTGGTTTAATCGTTAA
- a CDS encoding DUF6252 family protein, with amino-acid sequence MKAAKYFSLVCLLFFCFTLMDSCKKDNNSSPSLTAKINGKSWSALSYFAYKDNSGQINIVAEAADSTVLSVFFTYTGKKTYQQTATLSECHCYYSETTVPQPYESITGTLTVEDMGSSKISCSFNFTLSRLDQTIEVSDGHFTDLSISQR; translated from the coding sequence ATGAAAGCCGCAAAGTATTTTTCTCTGGTCTGTTTGCTCTTTTTTTGCTTTACATTGATGGATAGCTGCAAGAAGGACAATAATTCATCTCCTTCGCTGACCGCAAAAATTAATGGAAAGAGTTGGTCGGCCCTTTCTTATTTCGCCTATAAAGATAATTCCGGCCAGATTAACATTGTGGCTGAAGCAGCAGATAGTACGGTGTTGTCTGTGTTTTTCACTTATACCGGGAAAAAGACCTATCAGCAAACGGCCACACTTTCTGAATGCCATTGTTATTATTCTGAAACTACGGTTCCCCAACCTTATGAAAGTATAACGGGGACTTTAACGGTTGAGGATATGGGCAGCAGTAAGATTTCCTGTTCCTTTAATTTTACTCTGTCCAGACTCGATCAGACTATTGAAGTGAGCGATGGACATTTTACTGATCTTAGTATTAGCCAACGATAA